A window from Citrus sinensis cultivar Valencia sweet orange chromosome 5, DVS_A1.0, whole genome shotgun sequence encodes these proteins:
- the LOC102627043 gene encoding uncharacterized protein LOC102627043 — translation MAAVAVVVSSYCKPSPFLRRFSPKLGRSPCRHSFGRQVQSSRICALFWGTKKSVQQQVLDSSLGDFTLTGSGSEGVAENDGGPKKICLSVISSISEVSANDWDTCALDATGPEKFNPFLTHGFLSSLEETGCAVKETGWTPCHIVVKDECENVLGVVPLYLKSHSYGEFVFDHSWADAYYGYGERYYPKFQCCVPFTPVTGPRILLRNTSIKDQVIDVIISAMKDLTAKSRVSSLHITFPSENEWHKLGEKGFLQRIGMQYHWRNRNYKNFDEFLMDMKQNKRKNIRQERKKISAQNLTMKRLRGHEIKAKHWDSFYRFYKNTTDNKWGSPYLTRDFFHDMGSKMKDQVLLVVAEDGDELVAGALNLIGGDSLFGRLWGCHPRAYYPSLHFEACYYQAIEAAIELSLSAVEAGAQGEHKIQRGYLPVTTYSCHYLLHENFRKPIENFLVRESTQVNLVMKLLHESGPFKDGIR, via the exons ATGGCAGCAGTAGCGGTAGTAGTAAGCAGCTACTGCAAGCCTTCGCCATTTCTCCGTCGATTTTCTCCCAAGCTC GGGAGATCACCATGTAGACACAGTTTTGGGAGACAGGTGCAGTCGTCTCGAATTTGTGCATTGTTTTGGGGAACTAAGAAGTCTGTGCAGCAACAAGTATTGGACTCTTCGCTGGGAGATTTCACTTTAACAGGGTCAGGATCAGAG GGAGTTGCTGAAAATGATGGAGGGCCTAAGAAGATATGCCTTTCAGTTATTTCTTCAATCTCAGAGGTTTCAGCAAATGACTGGGACACATGTGCTCTGGATGCTACAGGCCCTGAGAAATTTAATCCATTTCTTACCCATGGGTTTCTTTCGAGCTTAGAAGAGACAGGTTGTGCCGTGAAG GAGACAGGATGGACGCCGTGCCATATTGTTGTCAAGGATGAGTGTGAAAATGTTTTAGGTGTTGTTCCGCTCTATCTTAAAAG TCATTCCTATGGTGAATTTGTTTTTGATCATTCTTGGGCAGATGCCTACTATGGATATGGAGAACGATATTATCCGAAGTTCCAATGTTGTGTACCTTTTACTCCAGTAACTGGTCCTAGAATTTTATTACGTAACACTTCGATCAAAGATCAAGTTATTGATGTTATAATTTCTGCTATGAAGGATCTTACTGCCAAG TCTCGGGTTTCATCACTGCACATTACCTTCCCATCAGAAAATGAGTGGCATAAACTGGGGGAGAAAGGTTTCCTTCAGAGGATTGGAATGCAGTACCACTGGAGAAATCGTAACTACAAAAA CTTTGATGAGTTCTTAATGGATATGaagcaaaataaaaggaaaaatattcgTCAAGAGCGTAAAAAG ATTTCTGCACAGAATTTGACCATGAAACGGCTCCGAGGTCATGAGATCAAG GCTAAGCATTGGGATTCCTTCTACCGGTTCTACAAGAACACCACTGATAACAA GTGGGGCAGTCCTTATCTAACAAGGGATTTCTTCCATGACATGGGATCAAAGATGAAAGATCAGGTGCTACTTGTTGTCGCTGAAGATGGAGATGAACTTGTCGCTGGAGCATTAAATCTTATCGGCGGAGACTCGCTTTTTGGTCGTCTGTGGGGTTGTCACCCTCGAGCCTATTATCCCAGTTTGCATTTTGAAGCATGCTATTACCAG GCAATAGAAGCAGCTATAGAACTAAGTCTGAGCGCTGTTGAAGCCGGAGCACAGGGAGAGCATAAGATTCAGCGGGGTTATCTACCGGTGACAACTTACAGCTGCCATTACCTTCTGCATGAAAATTTCAGGAAACCTATAGAGAACTTTCTAGTGCGTGAATCAACTCAG GTTAACCTTGTGATGAAGCTCTTACATGAATCTGGTCCATTTAAGGATggtataagataa
- the LOC102626565 gene encoding dynamin-2A-like isoform X2 yields MDDAMISKYVERSDAVLLVIIPATQTPDVSSYRALRIAKEHDADSTRTVGIISKMDQAEGDSKALAAVRALLLNQGPPKTSDIPWVAVIGQSVAISSVTSSGAAADSSLEAAWRAEVETLKRLLSGAPQNKLGRVALVDTIAGQIRNRMSLRVPKLLSGLQGKSQIVQDELLKLGDQILENTEGTKALALQLCREFEDKFLQHITGGEGNGWKVVASFEGNFPNRMKQLPLDRHFDMKNVKRVVLEADGYQPYLISPEKGLRSLIKSVLEMAKEPSRLCVDEVHRVLVDIVSAAANATPGLGRYPPFKREVVEIASAALDRFKSDAKKMVVALVDMERVFVPPQHFIRLVQRRVDRQRREEEQKYRSSKKAADAEQSILNRATSPQTGGPESGGSLKSMKDKSSPQDKDVQEGSTLKTAGPGGEITAGFLLKKSSKTNGWSKRWFVLNEKTGKLGYTKKQEERHFRGVVTLEECYIEEVVEDEDAKSSKDKKKQAEKGPSLIFKITSKVPYKTVLKAHSALLLKAENMAEKFEWLNKLRVVIQARGGDVRSDSIHPMRQSHSDGSLDTMARKPADPEEELRWMAQEVRGYVEAVLNSLNANVPKAVVLCQVEKAKEDMLNQLYSSISAQSTERIGELLQEDKNAKSRRELCQKQSTLLSKLIRQLGVHDNRAAAATTWSNDAVEPESSPRNSGSAGGDEWRNAFDAAANGPTDSFRSGSNGHSRRYSDPAQNGDERSGLSSRRTPSRLPPPPPQSGSSYRF; encoded by the exons ATGGATGATGCAATG ATTAGCAAATATGTTGAGCGCAGCGATGCTGTTTTGCTAGTTATTATACCTGCTACTCAGACACCAGATGTTTCATCATATCGAGCTCTCAGAATtgcgaaggaacatgatgcagATA GTACTAGAACAGTTggtattattagtaaaatggATCAAGCAGAGGGAGACTCGAAAGCACTTGCAGCTGTTCGGGCACTCCTATTGAATCAGGGCCCACCAAAAACATCTGATATTCCTTGGGTTGCTGTAATTGGTCAGTCTGTTGCTATAAGTTCTGTAACATCTAGTGGGGCTGCGGCAGATAGCTCTTTAGAAGCTGCTTGGCGAGCTGAGGTCGAAACTCTGAAAAGGCTACTAAGTGGAGCTCCTCAAAACAAGCTCGGTAGAGTTGCTTTGGTGGATACCATTGCTGGCCAGATTCGTAATCGTATGAGTCTTAGGGTTCCAAAACTTCTTTCTGG GCTTCAAGGGAAGTCTCAAATAGTTCAGGATGAATTATTGAAGCTTGGTGATCAAATACTTGAGAACACTGAAGGTACAAAGGCTTTAGCTTTGCAGCTGTGCCGTGAATTTGAGGACAAATTTCTCCAACATATAACAGGCGGTGAA gGTAATGGTTGGAAAGTTGTTGCAAGTTTTGAGGGCAATTTTCCTAATAGGATGAAACAGCTGCCCTTAGACAGACATTTTGACATGAAAAATGTGAAGAGG GTTGTCTTAGAAGCAGATGGTTATCAACCTTATCTCATATCTCCTGAAAAAGGGTTAAGGTCCTTAATAAAAAGTGTCCTCGAGATGGCTAAGGAACCATCACGTCTATGTGTTGATGAG GTGCATCGTGTTTTGGTGGACATTGTTTCTGCAGCGGCAAATGCCACTCCTGGTCTTGGAAGATACCCTCCTTTTAAGAGAGAG GTTGTGGAAATTGCAAGTGCTGCCCTTGATAGATTTAAGAGTGATGCAAAAAAAATGGTAGTTGCATTGGTTGATATGGAGCGTGTGTTTGTTCCACCTCAGCACTTCATCCGATTAGTGCAAAGGAG AGTGGATAGGCAGCGTCGCGAGGAAGAACAGAAGTATCGATCTTCTAAGAAGGCGGCTGATGCAGAGCAGTCCATACTAAATAGG gCAACCAGTCCTCAAACAGGTGGACCAGAATCTGGTGGAAGCTTGAAATCAATGAAAGACAAATCCAGTCCACAAGATAAGGATGTACAAGAGGGATCAACCTTAAAGACTGCTGGGCCTGGTGGTGAGATAACAGCAG GatttttgttgaagaaaaGTTCAAAAACAAATGGGTGGAGCAAGAGATGGTTTGTTTTGAATGAGAAAACTGGCAAG CTTGGTTATACcaaaaaacaagaagaaagaCATTTCCGCGGTGTTGTCACTTTGGAG GAATGCTATATTGAAGAAGttgttgaagatgaagatgcaAAGAGTTCGAaggataaaaagaaacaagcaGAAAAAGGACCCAGTCTTATATTCAAGATCACGAGCAAGGTCCCTTATAAGACTGTTTTGAAAG cTCACAGTGCACTTTTGTTAAAGGCTGAGAATATGGCAGAAAAGTTTGAGTGGCTAAACAAGTTGAGAGTTGTAATCCAAGCTAGAGGAGGTGATGTGAGAAGTGACTCCATTCATCCCATGCGGCAAAGCCATTCTGATGGTTCACTT GATACAATGGCTAGAAAACCTGCAGATCCTGAAGAAGAGCTTAGATGGATGGCCCAGGAAGTACGCGGTTATGTTGAAGCTGTTCTTAACAGCCTTAATGCCAATGTCCCAAAA GCAGTTGTTCTTTGCCAAGTAGAAAAAGCCAAGGAAGACATGCTTAACCAGTTATACAGTTCGATTAG TGCCCAAAGTACAGAAAGGATTGGGGAGCTGCTTCAGGAGGACAAGAATGCAAAAAGCAGGAGGGAGCTTTGCCAGAAACAGTCTACCCTTCTTTCAAAACTTATCAGGCAACTCGGTGTCCATGACAATCGAGCAGCTGCTGCAACTACCTGGTCTAACGATGCGGTTGAACCAG AGAGCAGCCCGAGAAACAGTGGATCCGCAGGAGGCGATGAATGGAGGAATGCATTCGATGCTGCCGCCAATGGACCCACTGACTCATTCAGATCTGGATCCAATGGTCACAGTCGGCGTTACAGCGATCCAGCTCAGAATGGTGATGAGAGGTCTGGCTTGAGCAGCCGTCGTACACCTTCCCGATTGCCGCCACCTCCACCACAATCAGGTTCATCGTACAGATTTTAG